The following are encoded in a window of bacterium SCSIO 12643 genomic DNA:
- a CDS encoding sensor histidine kinase, whose product MRYFILFLLLQVNLYCFSSDTLVLQAWQEQAKAYINVDIDSSRYFGQQILENSKTPELKKYQAFALNWIGIAYMQTGIPDSANYYFNRAIEFASNNDENRIVRMATFNLSVNALNQGKFELAAETGLKALDVFKKDGDSIGIGKALYHIGSCYFSLSQWGESKRYMQLALPVAKKHGTTWSQANIYGALGSIAFQEKDTLEGILNTQRSIKLKEGAGGAYYCGPQYVNISDVHMARQNWDSASWYLGKAQWASQTLGDQQLLGIIFTQKAAYFNQIDEIDSSLYYGYQAVNVYDITKDDYTRELAYYRLFEAYHSQNNLDSAIYYQTQYYDLKDSIQGVDVKERIANLDANYQLAEKDKELLQSELEIQKKNEERGLLIFVLVILVLGFLGFFFLWNVRKRKQIIESELRLANEKNRIAMDLHDHVGAELTLASSTLFSQSYEDGISSNRKKELQTIGHQLRDITELLRETVWSIQDTHISIEDLFAKLDIFQSKLFSNQAVKWSSSLCEEYNELPSEIAIEVYRIFQEGLHNAFKYAQASELKIKCSSTKKEMIIELEDNGIGFDVKNLSKFGFGLKNMKKRAQKIKAQISIDTKEDKGTKIKLTLDR is encoded by the coding sequence ATGAGGTATTTTATCTTATTCCTGTTGCTACAAGTTAACTTGTATTGTTTTTCATCGGATACATTAGTTCTACAAGCCTGGCAAGAGCAGGCCAAAGCATACATAAATGTAGATATAGACAGTTCTCGATATTTTGGTCAGCAAATCTTAGAGAATTCTAAAACTCCTGAGTTAAAGAAATATCAGGCTTTTGCGTTGAATTGGATCGGTATTGCGTATATGCAAACCGGAATTCCGGATTCAGCGAATTATTATTTTAACCGAGCTATAGAATTTGCATCTAATAACGATGAGAATAGAATAGTTAGAATGGCCACATTCAACCTTAGCGTAAATGCGTTGAATCAGGGAAAGTTTGAGTTGGCGGCTGAAACGGGATTAAAAGCGCTTGATGTATTTAAGAAAGATGGAGATTCTATAGGTATTGGGAAAGCATTATATCATATAGGTAGTTGTTATTTTAGTTTAAGTCAGTGGGGAGAATCCAAAAGGTATATGCAATTGGCGTTACCAGTTGCCAAAAAGCATGGGACTACATGGAGTCAGGCGAATATTTATGGTGCTTTGGGTTCTATAGCTTTTCAAGAAAAAGATACTCTTGAAGGGATATTAAATACGCAAAGGTCCATTAAGTTAAAAGAGGGAGCTGGAGGCGCATATTACTGTGGGCCACAGTATGTGAATATTTCAGATGTACATATGGCCCGACAAAATTGGGACAGTGCTTCATGGTATTTAGGTAAGGCGCAATGGGCTAGTCAAACTCTTGGTGATCAGCAATTGTTGGGAATTATTTTTACCCAAAAGGCTGCATATTTTAATCAGATTGATGAGATTGATTCTTCATTGTATTATGGCTATCAAGCAGTAAACGTATATGATATAACTAAGGATGATTACACCAGAGAATTGGCTTATTATAGATTATTCGAAGCATATCATTCTCAAAATAATTTAGATAGTGCGATTTACTATCAAACACAGTATTACGATTTAAAAGATAGTATTCAAGGAGTAGATGTAAAAGAAAGGATTGCCAATTTGGATGCCAATTATCAATTGGCAGAAAAGGATAAAGAGTTGCTTCAAAGCGAACTGGAAATCCAAAAAAAGAACGAAGAAAGAGGGCTGTTAATCTTTGTTTTAGTGATTCTCGTATTGGGGTTTCTTGGATTCTTTTTCCTATGGAATGTTCGAAAGAGAAAACAAATTATAGAGTCTGAATTAAGATTAGCGAATGAGAAAAACAGGATTGCTATGGATTTACATGATCATGTTGGTGCGGAATTAACACTTGCAAGTTCGACATTGTTTTCTCAAAGTTATGAAGATGGAATCAGTTCAAACAGAAAGAAAGAATTGCAGACCATAGGACATCAATTGCGCGATATCACAGAGTTATTACGTGAGACCGTATGGTCCATTCAGGATACGCATATATCAATAGAAGATTTGTTTGCTAAATTGGATATATTTCAATCTAAATTGTTCTCGAATCAAGCAGTAAAATGGAGTTCTTCGTTGTGCGAAGAGTACAATGAATTACCCTCAGAAATAGCGATTGAAGTGTATAGAATTTTTCAGGAAGGATTGCATAATGCGTTTAAATACGCTCAGGCAAGTGAGTTGAAGATTAAATGCTCCTCAACTAAAAAGGAAATGATCATTGAGCTTGAAGATAATGGTATTGGTTTTGACGTAAAGAATTTATCAAAATTTGGATTTGGGTTAAAAAACATGAAAAAAAGAGCTCAGAAAATTAAAGCCCAAATTAGTATTGATACAAAAGAGGATAAAGGAACTAAAATTAAATTGACTCTGGACAGATAA
- a CDS encoding RluA family pseudouridine synthase: MRKPDQKERPDLRKVQVIYEDNHLIVINKLPGQIVQGDKTGDVSLMDLVKDYIKKKYNKPGAVYLGLVHRLDRPTSGIVVFAKTSKAASRLSEMFRKKDIKKTYWAITKERPLDGVGRLTHYLRKNEEKNKSVAKKKPTRGYKEAILDFEMRSASDNFCLIEVKLITGRHHQIRCQLSAIGAPIKGDIKYGAKRTNRDGSISLHSRHISFVHPVKKEPVSFTAPVVEDELWKYFEKEVG; the protein is encoded by the coding sequence GTGCGTAAACCAGATCAAAAAGAAAGACCGGATTTAAGAAAAGTTCAGGTTATCTACGAAGACAATCATCTGATTGTAATCAATAAATTACCAGGACAAATTGTTCAGGGTGATAAAACCGGAGATGTCTCCTTAATGGATCTGGTGAAAGACTACATCAAGAAAAAATACAATAAGCCCGGAGCTGTATATCTGGGCTTAGTTCACCGCCTTGACCGTCCTACAAGCGGAATTGTAGTGTTTGCGAAAACCAGTAAAGCAGCTTCTCGTCTTTCTGAAATGTTCAGAAAAAAAGATATCAAAAAAACGTATTGGGCTATTACTAAAGAACGCCCATTAGATGGTGTGGGGCGCTTAACACATTACCTGCGTAAGAACGAAGAGAAAAATAAATCGGTTGCAAAGAAGAAACCGACTCGTGGTTATAAAGAAGCTATTTTGGACTTTGAAATGAGATCTGCGTCAGATAATTTCTGCTTAATTGAGGTCAAACTAATTACAGGTAGACATCATCAAATCAGGTGTCAACTATCAGCCATAGGAGCTCCTATTAAAGGAGATATTAAATATGGGGCAAAACGTACCAATCGTGATGGGTCCATATCTCTTCATTCACGCCACATTTCATTCGTACATCCAGTTAAAAAAGAACCTGTTTCTTTTACTGCACCTGTAGTTGAAGATGAATTGTGGAAGTATTTTGAAAAGGAAGTAGGTTAG
- the panB gene encoding 3-methyl-2-oxobutanoate hydroxymethyltransferase, protein MSTQLFKPVSGHAKKITTHVLHEMKRKGEKIAMLTAYDYTMARVLDDADIDLILVGDSASNVMAGFETTLPITLDHMIYHAASVIRGIKNCLVVVDLPFGTYQGNSKNALDSSIRIMKEAGGHAIKLEGGIEIKESIERILSAGIPVMGHLGLTPQSIYKFGTYSVRAKETEEAEQLMKDAKMLEEIGCFAMVLEKVPAHLAKQVAESVSIPVIGIGAGPDVDGQVLVLHDMLGLNVDFSPRFLRRYNNFYEQMHDSVSNYIKDVKTKDFPNEKESY, encoded by the coding sequence ATGAGCACACAATTATTTAAACCAGTTAGTGGTCACGCAAAAAAGATAACCACCCACGTTTTACACGAAATGAAACGTAAGGGTGAAAAAATTGCCATGCTTACAGCCTATGATTATACAATGGCTAGAGTATTGGACGATGCTGATATTGATTTAATTTTAGTAGGAGATTCTGCTTCCAATGTTATGGCCGGATTCGAAACTACTTTACCCATCACTTTAGATCATATGATTTATCATGCAGCATCGGTGATTCGCGGAATAAAAAACTGTTTAGTGGTAGTTGACCTCCCTTTCGGAACATACCAGGGAAACTCTAAGAATGCATTAGATTCTTCTATTCGCATTATGAAAGAAGCTGGGGGACATGCCATTAAACTAGAAGGTGGTATTGAAATCAAAGAATCTATTGAGCGTATTTTATCTGCCGGTATTCCGGTAATGGGACATCTTGGATTAACACCACAATCGATCTATAAATTTGGGACTTACTCGGTTAGAGCAAAAGAGACTGAAGAAGCGGAACAACTTATGAAAGATGCCAAAATGTTGGAAGAAATTGGCTGCTTTGCTATGGTATTAGAAAAAGTACCTGCGCATTTGGCAAAACAAGTTGCCGAATCTGTTTCTATTCCTGTAATTGGTATTGGTGCGGGACCAGATGTTGATGGACAAGTTCTTGTTTTACATGATATGTTGGGATTAAATGTCGATTTCTCACCAAGGTTTTTGAGACGTTACAATAATTTTTATGAGCAAATGCACGACTCTGTGTCTAACTACATAAAAGATGTAAAAACAAAAGATTTCCCGAACGAAAAAGAATCTTACTAG
- the dnaK gene encoding molecular chaperone DnaK has translation MGKIIGIDLGTTNSCVAVMEGSEPVVIPNNEGKRTTPSIVAFIDGNERKVGDPAKRQAITNPTKTISSIKRFMGNSFDEVASEIARSPYKVVKGDNNTPRVDIDGKLYTPQEISAMTLQKMKKTAEDYLGTDVTEAVITVPAYFNDAQRQATKEAGQIAGLEVKRIINEPTAASLAYGLDKKGEDIKVVVFDLGGGTHDVSILELGDGVFEVLSTDGDTHLGGDDFDQKIIDWLVEEFKSENGGLDLSKDPMALQRLKEAAEKAKIELSSGNSTEINLPYIMPVDGVPKHLVRSLTRAKFEQLADDLIKRSINPCVSALKAADLDKSDIDQIILVGGSTRIPAVVEAVKSFFGKDPSKGVNPDEVVAVGAAIQGGVLSGDVKDVLLLDVTPLSLGIETMGGVMTKLIEANTTIPTKKSEVFSTAADNQPSVDIHVLQGERPMANQNRKIGNFILDSIPPAPRGVPQIEVTFDIDANGILHVTAKDKATGKEQSIRIEASSGLSDAEIEKMKQEAEANAEADKKEKEKIDKLNSADSMIFQTEKMIKEAGDNLPEDKKKPIEDALTELKAAHASQDLDAVDKAMEKVQAASQELYAAAQAAQGGAGAPQDGPQSGNNAGADDAEVTDVDFEEVK, from the coding sequence ATGGGTAAAATAATCGGAATCGATTTGGGAACTACTAACTCTTGCGTTGCAGTGATGGAAGGTAGTGAGCCAGTTGTTATACCAAACAACGAGGGTAAGAGAACAACTCCATCTATTGTTGCTTTTATCGATGGCAACGAGCGTAAGGTTGGAGATCCTGCAAAACGTCAGGCAATTACAAATCCTACTAAAACTATCTCTTCTATCAAGAGATTCATGGGAAACTCTTTCGATGAGGTAGCTAGTGAAATTGCACGTTCACCATATAAAGTAGTGAAAGGAGATAACAATACTCCACGTGTGGATATTGATGGTAAATTGTATACTCCACAAGAAATTTCTGCAATGACTCTTCAAAAAATGAAGAAAACGGCAGAGGATTACTTGGGAACTGATGTAACAGAGGCAGTAATTACTGTACCAGCATATTTTAACGATGCACAACGTCAAGCAACTAAAGAAGCCGGACAAATTGCAGGTTTAGAAGTAAAGCGTATTATCAATGAGCCTACAGCAGCTTCATTGGCATATGGTTTAGATAAGAAAGGAGAAGATATTAAAGTTGTTGTATTTGACCTGGGTGGAGGTACACATGATGTTTCGATCTTAGAATTAGGAGATGGAGTATTTGAAGTATTATCTACTGATGGTGATACACACTTAGGTGGTGATGATTTTGACCAAAAAATTATTGATTGGTTAGTTGAAGAATTCAAAAGTGAAAATGGTGGTTTGGATTTATCTAAAGATCCAATGGCTTTACAACGTTTGAAAGAAGCTGCTGAAAAAGCGAAAATTGAGTTGTCTTCTGGAAATTCAACAGAAATCAACCTTCCTTACATCATGCCAGTTGACGGTGTGCCAAAACACTTGGTGCGTTCATTAACGAGAGCAAAATTTGAGCAATTAGCTGATGATTTAATCAAAAGAAGTATCAATCCTTGTGTGTCTGCGTTAAAAGCGGCTGATTTAGATAAGAGTGATATTGATCAAATTATCTTAGTTGGTGGTTCTACACGTATTCCGGCTGTAGTTGAAGCAGTAAAAAGTTTCTTTGGTAAAGATCCTTCTAAAGGAGTAAATCCGGATGAGGTTGTTGCTGTAGGTGCTGCAATTCAGGGAGGTGTATTATCAGGAGATGTAAAAGATGTATTGCTTTTAGATGTGACTCCACTTTCATTAGGTATTGAAACTATGGGAGGTGTGATGACTAAATTGATCGAAGCAAACACGACAATCCCAACGAAGAAGTCTGAAGTATTCTCAACAGCTGCAGATAATCAACCATCTGTTGATATCCACGTGCTTCAAGGAGAGCGTCCAATGGCGAATCAAAACCGTAAGATTGGAAACTTTATCTTAGATAGTATTCCACCAGCACCAAGAGGAGTTCCTCAAATTGAAGTAACTTTTGATATTGATGCGAATGGAATCTTACATGTAACAGCAAAAGATAAAGCTACAGGTAAAGAGCAATCTATTAGAATTGAAGCTTCTTCAGGGTTAAGTGATGCTGAAATTGAAAAGATGAAGCAAGAAGCTGAAGCAAACGCAGAAGCGGATAAAAAAGAAAAAGAGAAGATTGATAAATTGAATTCTGCTGATTCAATGATTTTCCAAACGGAAAAAATGATCAAAGAAGCAGGTGATAATCTTCCTGAAGACAAGAAGAAGCCAATCGAAGATGCTTTAACTGAATTAAAAGCGGCACATGCATCTCAAGATTTAGATGCTGTTGATAAAGCAATGGAAAAAGTACAGGCAGCTTCTCAAGAGTTATACGCAGCAGCTCAAGCAGCACAAGGTGGAGCAGGAGCACCGCAAGATGGTCCTCAATCGGGAAACAACGCTGGAGCAGATGACGCTGAAGTAACAGATGTAGATTTCGAAGAAGTAAAATAA
- a CDS encoding MMPL family transporter, with protein MKKYQSIAKWVLTFVAILTVFGVWKLQELRFDYEFEDYFPKSDTEYAYYNEFREQYGSDNDFVLICLENEEGVFQQPFLKKVDSLAQTLKELEYVESVVAPTQLSYPVKGPFGMIPVKWIHLDEPDRLTQDSLRVFESGELIGTVFSRDGKSLILALNTKYGLSKIKSDAAVTQINEVMDQFVFDRVRIAGRIFGQRYFVEKMVSELFLFTLISFVIIIVFLILAFRSFWGVVFPLLIVAVSVIWLMAFMIFVGKSFDLMSTLLPTIMFVVGMSDAVHFISRYLEELRKSPDQLKALKIAFHHIGKATLLTSLTTAIGFLTLYTSGINPVRDFGLYTAIGVLFALLITYLILPAVLILLPVPKRALVDSKELFWDRIMRNVFRFNITRPKQVIFWSILVLIISFWAGSRVEVNNYLLEDLAKGDPLRDNFEFFEKEYSGARPFDVVISTRDSSSILEYEKVKALNVLESHLKSEFGIQGFVSLNTVVKAINRANDGGSLESYQFPDSPQKWKKVKSQILKVQKTGKLDMILPRENYETRISAQVKDFGGKVFKSKYQNIQDSLNPILENAGLNLRFTGMGYLIDKNNETLASGLMWGLVIAFGAVALIMGMIFKSLKMVIITLIPNVVPLLMIGGVMGISGIDLKVSTSIIFTIAFGIAVDDTIHYVSKLKMELDKGRSVIYALKRASISTGKAIVLTSLILISGFFALVFSDFASTFYIGLLVSLTLVFAVISDLFLLPVLIFLFYKK; from the coding sequence TTGAAAAAGTATCAATCAATAGCTAAATGGGTGCTCACTTTTGTGGCCATTTTGACCGTTTTTGGAGTGTGGAAACTTCAGGAATTGAGGTTTGATTATGAGTTTGAAGATTACTTCCCTAAAAGTGATACTGAGTACGCGTATTATAATGAGTTTCGGGAGCAATATGGCTCTGACAATGATTTTGTTCTGATTTGTTTGGAAAATGAAGAAGGTGTATTTCAGCAACCGTTTCTAAAGAAAGTAGATTCACTGGCTCAAACATTAAAAGAATTGGAGTATGTGGAATCTGTTGTGGCTCCAACGCAGTTGAGTTATCCTGTGAAAGGCCCTTTTGGGATGATTCCGGTGAAGTGGATTCACTTAGATGAACCCGATCGGTTAACACAGGATTCGTTAAGAGTATTTGAAAGTGGTGAGTTGATCGGCACTGTGTTCTCAAGAGATGGGAAGTCTCTGATATTAGCGTTGAACACAAAATATGGCTTATCGAAAATAAAAAGTGATGCGGCCGTGACACAGATTAATGAAGTCATGGATCAATTTGTTTTTGATCGGGTACGAATTGCCGGGAGGATTTTTGGACAGCGTTATTTTGTGGAGAAAATGGTGAGCGAACTGTTCTTGTTTACGCTCATTTCTTTTGTGATTATAATTGTCTTTTTAATTCTGGCATTTAGATCATTTTGGGGAGTAGTATTCCCATTGTTGATTGTGGCTGTATCGGTCATTTGGTTGATGGCATTCATGATTTTTGTAGGTAAGTCATTTGATTTAATGTCAACGTTATTGCCCACGATTATGTTTGTGGTAGGAATGAGTGATGCCGTTCATTTTATTTCCAGATATCTTGAAGAACTGCGGAAATCACCAGACCAGTTAAAAGCATTAAAAATAGCATTTCATCATATTGGTAAGGCGACACTTTTAACTTCACTGACTACAGCCATAGGATTTTTAACATTGTATACTTCGGGGATTAATCCGGTAAGAGATTTTGGACTATATACGGCCATAGGAGTGTTGTTTGCTTTGTTGATTACGTATCTGATCCTACCTGCAGTTTTGATTTTACTTCCGGTACCTAAAAGAGCTTTGGTGGATTCGAAAGAGTTGTTTTGGGATAGAATTATGCGGAACGTTTTTAGGTTCAATATTACCAGACCTAAACAAGTCATTTTCTGGAGTATTTTGGTTTTGATCATATCATTTTGGGCAGGAAGTAGAGTGGAAGTAAATAACTATCTACTAGAAGATTTGGCTAAAGGAGATCCTTTAAGAGATAATTTTGAGTTTTTCGAAAAGGAATATTCAGGAGCACGTCCTTTTGATGTGGTGATCTCAACCAGGGATTCATCAAGTATTTTGGAGTATGAGAAAGTCAAAGCTCTGAATGTATTAGAATCTCATCTTAAAAGCGAGTTTGGAATTCAAGGCTTTGTTTCTTTAAACACTGTGGTCAAAGCTATAAACAGAGCAAACGATGGAGGTAGTTTGGAGTCTTATCAATTTCCTGATTCACCTCAAAAATGGAAAAAGGTAAAATCTCAGATTTTGAAAGTGCAGAAAACCGGTAAATTGGATATGATTTTACCCAGAGAAAATTATGAGACGAGGATTTCGGCACAGGTAAAAGACTTTGGTGGGAAGGTTTTTAAATCTAAATATCAAAACATTCAGGATTCATTAAACCCAATATTAGAGAACGCTGGGCTAAACCTGAGGTTTACTGGAATGGGGTATTTAATTGATAAAAATAATGAAACTCTGGCCTCAGGTTTAATGTGGGGATTGGTGATAGCATTTGGGGCAGTGGCATTGATTATGGGGATGATTTTTAAATCTTTAAAGATGGTGATTATTACCTTAATTCCGAATGTTGTCCCATTACTTATGATAGGTGGAGTAATGGGAATTAGTGGAATAGATTTAAAAGTGTCTACATCCATTATTTTTACGATTGCGTTTGGAATTGCGGTAGATGATACTATTCATTATGTGAGTAAATTGAAAATGGAGTTGGATAAAGGTCGCTCCGTGATTTATGCATTAAAACGTGCGAGTATTTCTACCGGCAAAGCAATTGTATTGACTAGTTTGATTTTAATCAGTGGATTCTTTGCTCTGGTATTCTCTGATTTTGCCAGCACATTTTATATTGGATTACTGGTAAGTTTAACTTTGGTTTTTGCAGTAATATCCGATCTATTTTTATTACCGGTATTGATCTTTCTGTTTTATAAGAAGTAA
- a CDS encoding DUF4159 domain-containing protein has protein sequence MKKLLIIFLLYSVNSPIQAQTYQIALLKYNGGGDWYANLETSLPNLIQFSNQTLGTQINPEQAIVEVGSNEIYRYPFIHMTGHGNVVFSQQEVANLRKYLLSGGFLHIDDNYGLDKFIRTEMLKVFPELQWVELPTTHPIYHQKFNFLNGLPKVHMHDEQRPRGFGLIYEGRLVCFYSYESDLGDGWESTSVHNDSEESRLKALKMGANIIQYVLLGEGQIK, from the coding sequence ATGAAAAAGCTTTTGATCATATTTTTATTGTATTCGGTAAACTCACCGATACAAGCCCAAACTTATCAAATTGCATTATTAAAATATAACGGTGGTGGGGATTGGTATGCCAATTTAGAAACTTCACTTCCTAATTTAATCCAATTCTCTAATCAAACTTTGGGGACTCAAATAAATCCCGAACAGGCCATTGTAGAAGTCGGAAGTAATGAAATTTATAGATACCCATTCATACATATGACCGGACATGGAAATGTGGTCTTTTCGCAACAAGAAGTAGCCAATCTTCGTAAATATTTATTGAGTGGAGGCTTTTTGCATATTGATGATAACTACGGCTTAGATAAATTTATTCGCACAGAAATGCTCAAGGTTTTTCCGGAATTACAATGGGTTGAACTTCCAACAACACATCCAATTTATCATCAAAAGTTTAATTTTTTAAATGGCCTCCCTAAAGTGCATATGCATGATGAACAAAGGCCTCGAGGTTTTGGACTTATCTATGAAGGGCGACTGGTTTGTTTTTATAGCTATGAAAGTGATCTGGGTGATGGCTGGGAATCTACCAGTGTTCATAACGACTCTGAAGAATCCAGACTCAAAGCTTTGAAAATGGGAGCAAATATTATTCAATATGTTCTTTTAGGTGAAGGCCAAATCAAATAA
- a CDS encoding 16S rRNA (uracil(1498)-N(3))-methyltransferase, with translation MTLFYIQDCDKTLQFLPKEESKHAIRVLRLQTGDLIAISNGVGSIYTAKIVSPNQKMCEIEIFKTEIAATKSFRIHIAIAPTKLNDRFEWMLEKMTEIGVDEITPIITQRSERKVLKLERMNRIIISAVKQSWKANKPILNEPIKYSDFIKNNSFEQQFIAHCNGGCGQDTHLQKLASPNKSVCVLIGPEGDFSESEVELATLKNWIKTGLGSARLRTETAGLVSCLTLNLINEG, from the coding sequence ATGACGCTTTTTTATATTCAGGACTGTGATAAAACTTTACAATTTCTTCCTAAGGAAGAATCTAAGCATGCCATTAGAGTATTACGTCTTCAAACGGGAGATTTAATCGCAATTTCTAATGGAGTCGGTTCTATCTACACCGCTAAAATTGTGTCACCGAATCAGAAAATGTGCGAAATAGAGATTTTTAAAACGGAAATCGCTGCCACAAAATCATTTCGGATTCATATCGCTATTGCCCCTACCAAACTCAATGATCGATTTGAGTGGATGCTGGAAAAGATGACTGAAATCGGTGTGGATGAAATTACACCAATCATTACCCAGAGGTCAGAACGGAAAGTTTTGAAACTGGAGCGCATGAACCGTATCATTATATCTGCGGTAAAACAATCCTGGAAAGCAAATAAGCCTATATTGAATGAACCTATAAAGTATTCTGACTTCATTAAAAACAACTCTTTCGAACAACAATTTATTGCGCATTGTAATGGAGGCTGTGGACAGGATACCCACCTTCAAAAACTAGCTTCCCCCAACAAAAGTGTATGTGTTTTAATTGGACCCGAAGGAGATTTTTCAGAATCGGAGGTTGAACTTGCGACTCTAAAGAATTGGATCAAAACCGGATTAGGAAGCGCCCGATTAAGAACTGAAACAGCAGGCCTGGTATCATGTTTAACATTAAACCTTATTAATGAAGGTTAA
- the mltG gene encoding endolytic transglycosylase MltG — translation MAKKKSKSSSFKLVLLTILGIGMLAVLLFGYHYYSYIYSKNVKLEDDQVVFFIPTGSDYEAVFTELQKHKIIHNPESFNWVAEKKNYLNKVKPGRYIILNGWSNEELVNHLRSGNQSPIKITFHNISRLTQLASVVSKQIEADSSELISAFLNPEWMSANQLKKETVQSIFIPNTYELYWNTNGEQFVKRMHQEFLHFWSKENKTKAKAIGLTPVQVSTLASIVEAETKKSDEMPKVAGLYLNRLKVGMKLQSDPTVVFAINKPNVHRVYYEDLKVNSPYNTYIHAGLPPGPIGFPSTKALNAVLNRDQNNYIYMCAKPDYSGYHNFAKSYSQHQKNAAKYRAFLKREGIR, via the coding sequence ATGGCTAAAAAGAAATCTAAGTCTTCATCTTTCAAATTGGTTTTACTGACCATTTTAGGAATTGGGATGTTAGCCGTTTTATTATTTGGCTATCATTATTATAGTTATATCTACTCTAAGAATGTAAAACTTGAAGATGATCAGGTGGTCTTTTTTATCCCTACAGGATCAGATTACGAAGCGGTCTTTACAGAATTACAAAAACATAAAATCATTCATAATCCCGAATCATTTAATTGGGTAGCCGAAAAGAAAAATTATCTCAATAAAGTGAAACCCGGACGTTACATCATTTTAAATGGATGGAGTAACGAGGAATTAGTAAACCATTTACGTTCAGGAAATCAATCACCGATAAAAATCACCTTTCACAATATTTCCAGACTAACACAATTGGCTTCCGTGGTTTCCAAACAAATTGAAGCAGACTCTTCCGAGTTAATAAGTGCCTTTTTAAATCCGGAGTGGATGTCTGCAAATCAACTAAAAAAGGAAACCGTGCAATCTATTTTTATCCCGAATACTTATGAATTGTATTGGAATACCAACGGGGAACAATTTGTAAAGAGAATGCATCAGGAATTTCTTCATTTCTGGTCAAAAGAAAACAAAACAAAAGCAAAGGCCATTGGACTAACTCCGGTTCAGGTTTCTACGTTAGCATCAATTGTAGAAGCAGAAACCAAGAAGAGTGATGAGATGCCAAAAGTAGCCGGACTTTATCTCAACAGACTAAAAGTGGGCATGAAACTCCAATCTGATCCTACAGTAGTTTTCGCTATCAATAAACCTAACGTTCACCGCGTTTATTACGAAGATTTAAAAGTTAATTCTCCATACAATACTTACATTCACGCAGGCCTTCCACCTGGACCAATTGGATTTCCAAGTACAAAAGCTTTGAATGCCGTATTAAACAGAGACCAGAACAATTACATTTATATGTGCGCCAAACCGGATTATTCTGGTTATCATAATTTTGCTAAAAGCTATTCGCAACATCAAAAAAATGCAGCGAAATACAGAGCTTTTCTCAAACGCGAGGGTATTAGATAA
- a CDS encoding GNAT family N-acetyltransferase produces the protein MVKLRALEPSDLDILYSWENDDRVWFSSSNTRPVSKQTLQFFIDSINDIYTDKQVRLVIEHENTPVGCVDLFDFEPLHQRAGVGIMIDENHEGKSLAHEALKELQNYAFNQLGLHQLYCNVSQNNERSIHLFNRSGFMHTATRKEWVKEGKNWYDQFIFQCFNNSK, from the coding sequence ATGGTCAAATTAAGAGCGTTAGAACCTTCAGATTTAGATATCTTATATTCCTGGGAAAATGATGATCGCGTTTGGTTTTCCAGTAGTAACACACGTCCGGTCTCTAAACAAACGTTACAATTTTTCATTGATTCTATCAATGACATCTATACCGACAAGCAAGTTCGACTCGTAATAGAGCATGAAAACACCCCTGTTGGATGTGTAGATTTATTTGACTTTGAACCATTACATCAGCGTGCTGGAGTTGGAATTATGATTGACGAAAATCACGAGGGAAAAAGTTTGGCACATGAAGCTTTAAAAGAACTTCAAAACTATGCGTTCAACCAATTAGGTTTACATCAGTTGTATTGTAACGTCAGTCAGAACAATGAACGTAGCATACACCTATTTAATCGCTCCGGTTTTATGCATACCGCTACGCGAAAAGAATGGGTCAAGGAAGGTAAAAACTGGTATGACCAATTCATTTTTCAATGCTTTAATAATTCAAAATAA